The following proteins are encoded in a genomic region of Neospora caninum Liverpool complete genome, chromosome XI:
- a CDS encoding putative chemotaxis protein: protein MPHFVPVYDPEKPRAEQDDAALHKHRRWEVPHAVLPRRQSRHGEEERDERPPLRLSGRRTAGARPSKSGAPRPRRRRRNLKTPTVKRRAGRARDREAGACVADEGTRRARWSVEMRQCFSSLAGRRGSSSSSRSPDDRRRHERSDRREREEIRDALAAVSAPSGEIDMFDYMSRKQRAMLKMRETSERGGDRWGQGRRAASGGHRSYPGGKATESLRGFPASSRSWR from the exons ATGCCGCACTTCGTGCCGGTCTATGACCCGGAGAAACCCCGGGCGGAGCAAGACGATGCGGCGCTTCACAAACACCGCCGCTGGGAAGTGCCGCACGCGGTCCTTCCTCGAAGGCAATCTCgacacggcgaggaagaacgcgacgaaCGCCCG CCGCTGAGGCTAAGCGGGAGGAGGACCGCCGGCGCGCGTCCCTCCAAAAGTGGGGCGCCAcggccgcggagacgccggagaaaTCTCAAGACCCCAAcggtgaagaggagagccgGACGCGCGAGAGATCGAGAAGCAGGAGCTTGCGTGGCGGACGAAGggacgagacgcgcgagatgGAGCGTCGAGatgcgc CAGTGTTTCTCCTCCCTTGCAGGTCGCCGGGGTTCTTCGAGCTCTTCGCGGAGTCCAGACGACCGGCGTCGCCACGAGCGGAGTGACaggcgcgaacgcgaggaaatCCGAGACGCCTTGGCGGCGGTCAGTGCTCCGTCGGGGGAAATCGACATGTTTGACTACATgagcagaaaacagagagcgatGCTGAAGATGCGGGaaacaagcgagagaggaggggacaGGTGGGGGCAAGGACGACGCGCTGCGTCGGGTGGGCATAGGAGTTACCCGGGCGGGAAAGCAACTGAGAGTCTACGGGGATTTCCCGCTTCGTCGCGGAGTTGGCGGTGA
- a CDS encoding Thymidylate kinase, related: MAGFTPKRGCLVVFEGIDRSGKSTQARLAYERLLKEGQPTELIRFPDRTTSIGQVLDKFLASATWSNEGPCQIPPPQLTHLLFAANRWEAQARILRALGEGKTVLVDRYSFSGIAYTVGAAPVLAETEAKSLQADANASGDPAKAAWSWAASTAATGASVDPAFCRETERGLLAPDAVFFLDISPRETQSRGGYGEEVYEKLATQERVYQVYRQFESLPYWRRIPAASVSPNELHETVIENLKAVIQAAQPEQPLSPREGGTDGRRRLWDE; this comes from the exons ATGGCAGGATTCACCCCCAAACGCGGCTGCTTGGTTGTCTTCGAAGGCATTGACAG ATCGGGGAAATCCACGCAAGCCCGACTCGCCTACGAGCGCCTCCTCAAGGAGGGACAACCCACAGAACTCATCCGGTTCCCAG ATCGCACGACCTCGATAGGCCAAGTCCTCGACAAGTTCCTGGCGAGCGCGACGTGGAGCAACGAGGGGCCGTGTCAGATCCCGCCGCCGCAGTTGACGCACCTCCTCTTTGCGGCGAATCGCTGGGAGGCGCAAGCTCGCATTCTGCGCGCCCtcggggaaggaaagacagtcTTGGTCGACCGCTACTCGTTCTCAG GTATTGCGTACACGGTCGGAGCGGCGCCAGTGCTCGCGGAGACTGAAGCGAAGAGTCTGCAGGCGGATGCGAACGCATCCGGAGACCCTGCGAAGGCTGCATGGTCGTGGGCAGCGTCAACAGCGGCGACAGGTGCGTCAGTCGATCCAGCGTTTTGCAGAGAAACTGAGCGCGGTTTGCTGGCGCCCGACGCCGTGTTCTTCCTCGACATCTCGCCGCGTGAGACGCAGAGCCGCGGCGGCTACG GTGAGGAAGTGTACGAGAAGCTGGCGACACAGGAGCGCGTCTACCAGGTGTACAGGCAGTTCGAGAGTCTGCCGTACTGGCGTCGCATTCCCGCGGCGTCCGTGAGTCCTAACGAGCTCCACGAAACCGTCATCGAAAATCTGAAGGCTGTGATCCAAGCGGCACAACCCGAGCAACCTCTGAGCCCGCGCGAGGGAGGAACTgacggacggagacgactTTGGGACGAGTAg